agtgtcaacattgcctccagagggaaagcgtccagaatatgtgccgccgcactacagtggaacagacagcggaagtgccatgggaagacttgagaaaactgcagcaggaggaccgagatctgagaccaattatggagtggctgagtcaatcgtcaacgcgacctgggtgggaagtaatctcgagagaaagccctaccaccaagaattactggactcagtgggacactcttcggatggacaacggggtgttgcagcgacgctgggtctctcatgatggtcttgaccactactggtccacgatgctacctatgaagtcccgggaaggcgtcctgaaagaaatgcacgacagcatcgccagcggacaccttggggtaaagaagacactgagtcgcctgcgccaaaggttctactgggttggcatgaggaaggacgttgaagaatggtgtcacgcgtgtgaggtgtgctgtgcaaagaagggccccaagaagcgtcaccgtgccccattgcacctataccaggttggagcccccatggaacgggtggcagtggatatagcaggacccttgcctctgacgacgaacggaaataggtacatctgcgtcacaatggattacttcaccaagtggccggaagcctacgccatccctgaccaggaagccactaccatcgctaaggtattggtggtggagttctgtcgcttcggtgtgcctaacgagctccattccgaccagggaaggaattttgagtcaacagtccttgctgagtgctgcaagctcctgggtatcaagaagacccggaccacccctctgcacccacagtcagatggaatggtggagaggtttaattggacgttgggccaggagttggccaagcagtgcaacaatgatcagtcttcatgggatcagaagctgcctgcgctcctcatggcctacaggtctgccgcccacgagactacggggtattcaccggcaaagctgatgtttggacgtgagctgcgattgccggtggacctactgacaggaaggcctccaggggaaagccttccaagggacgcctccagttttgcccgtcaactataggaacggctggaagaggtgcaccatcaagtccgtggtgccttgaagttctccggggaggccatgaagcgcggttacaatatgagggcaagccacgttgacttcaaggaaggagaccaagtctggctttacaacccgcagagtaagaaaggacagtctccgaagttacagagcccctgggaaggcccttatactgtgctagaacgcctctccgacgtgacttaccgaatccggagaacggaaaggaccaagccgaaagttgtccacgtcaaccggctatggaggtaccacggtccgggaaactacacctggaacaactacagacacccagcagccgacgaaaacgcaagggacgtccaggaccgagaggaggtcgacgacgacataggtcttctggccctttcagccgagggagataacctcccggcttcggcagatgctccagggacaccccaagaggcggacgacgacgaggcgcaccaggagacagaagcgcaggaggcaccgagcagaagaccgAGACAACGCAaacgtccacagcgatacgacgattaatATGTTTtcgattaattttcttatgtttgtatatagttaagtgtgtgatcgggacgatcacaattaagaggaggggatagtgttgtgctggaagcttcccccggcgtccatgggcctctagaaggctccgagaggagcgagcaggggggcggggagcaaggcgagccgtccgcgccccgcggggcaagcggccaggcgccaggcgggaagtgttgccaactcgcacatatttttgctacctgtttttgtatgatctaaaatatactgtaacgttctagactgtactgttctggatatatataggagaagagggcgagaggggacagtcccagtcatagtaagctagtggtaagtgaagagtcagagtgaagtgtactactaaggaagaacattaaactacagaagctgtgcaaagtgtttacatatctccctcccacggagtctcctgacggcgacacggaacccaagtaacacgtccggcataacagtaccATCAAACAGGCGACAAGGTGTGCAAAACATTGCTCCAGTTTTCTTTGAATATGTCAGCCAGATCCTGTGACTGACTTCACCATTCTTCAGTTCCCGATAAAAAATGATTTGGACATATATCTTGTCTGATCACTATATTTTCGTGCTGATGGTGCAAAATCTGCTTCAGCATTCTGAGGAATTCCGTTGAAAGCAATATGATCTAATAATTCATTGTTTATTTCCTATTCAGCTGGATCATCAGATATTAGACTTTTTTTTAAGGATAcctctttcacctttttctcacTGTTTTGCTCGGCACCACATTCATCAGATTCAAATTCATCTTTTGTTTCTACTATATCCTCTGAATCGAGTTTCCTTGGGCTTGATGGGCTTACACTGATTAGCAGTGGACTGACAAGGAGCGAGGAAAGTATCTAACTTTGGTGTACTGGCTAATTGCAGGGTCCAGAGAAAGAAAGGGTCAAGTCACGCGCAGCTTGGAACCGATGGGGGGGGGCAACTGTGGCT
Above is a window of Eriocheir sinensis breed Jianghai 21 chromosome 8, ASM2467909v1, whole genome shotgun sequence DNA encoding:
- the LOC126995392 gene encoding protein NYNRIN-like isoform X1; its protein translation is MCRHGTGCGLLQQEAHPSRENYCVTRKELLAVVKSLDFFHAYLYGATFTIRTDHAALRWLKSLKNPEGQLARWIGKLEQHYYTIVHRSGLTHGNADSLSRRPCLPECQHCLQRESVQNMCRRTTVEQTAEVPWEDLRKLQQEDRDLRPIMEWLSQSSTRPGWEVISRESPTTKNYWTQWDTLRMDNGVLQRRWVSHDGLDHYWSTMLPMKSREGVLKEMHDSIASGHLGVKKTLSRLRQRFYWVGMRKDVEEWCHACEVCCAKKGPKKRHRAPLHLYQVGAPMERVAVDIAGPLPLTTNGNRYICVTMDYFTKWPEAYAIPDQEATTIAKVLVVEFCRFGVPNELHSDQGRNFESTVLAECCKLLGIKKTRTTPLHPQSDGMVERFNWTLGQELAKQCNNDQSSWDQKLPALLMAYRSAAHETTGYSPAKLMFGRELRLPVDLLTGRPPGESLPRDASSFARQL